A part of Microbulbifer sp. MI-G genomic DNA contains:
- a CDS encoding alkane 1-monooxygenase yields MRLHPLRYSFAYILPVLVLLGFWQGGFWLFVPLLYLYGLLPLLELAAPAPTANLAPAQEHTAASNPFFNWMLYLSVPVQYGVLLYFLMLVPSLQAWALAGAIFSMGLMCGSFGINIGHELGHRTSRFEQALAKLLLLSSLNMHFYIEHNRGHHRHVATPQDPASARYGETLYGFWLRSIAQGYVSAWRLEAQRLAKRGRSWWSPSNQMLQFQLIQVALIASMGWLFGAKAAVCFVLAALLGILLLETVNYIEHYGLSRRQTPDGRYERVMPIHSWNSNHILGRLSLFELSRHSDHHFRASRKYPILRHHRGSPQMPTGYPGMMLLACIPALWFRIMHPRLAALGS; encoded by the coding sequence ATGCGTTTGCACCCATTGCGATACAGTTTTGCCTATATATTGCCGGTACTGGTACTACTGGGGTTCTGGCAGGGGGGCTTCTGGCTGTTTGTACCTCTTCTATATCTTTACGGGCTGCTACCACTACTGGAACTCGCCGCGCCCGCACCGACCGCCAATCTGGCACCGGCGCAGGAGCATACCGCTGCCTCCAATCCATTCTTCAACTGGATGCTGTATTTGTCTGTCCCGGTTCAATATGGTGTTCTTCTCTACTTCCTGATGCTGGTGCCCTCACTGCAAGCCTGGGCTCTTGCAGGGGCAATCTTCAGTATGGGTCTGATGTGCGGATCCTTTGGCATTAATATCGGCCACGAGCTGGGTCATAGAACGAGCCGCTTCGAACAGGCTTTGGCAAAGCTGTTGCTGCTCTCTTCTCTCAACATGCATTTCTATATCGAGCACAACCGCGGGCATCACCGACATGTGGCCACACCACAAGACCCCGCCAGTGCGCGCTATGGAGAAACCCTCTACGGCTTTTGGCTGCGTTCAATCGCACAGGGATATGTTTCGGCCTGGCGGTTGGAAGCGCAGCGGCTGGCCAAGCGCGGCAGATCCTGGTGGAGCCCCAGCAACCAAATGCTGCAATTTCAACTTATCCAAGTTGCGCTCATTGCCTCGATGGGCTGGCTCTTTGGTGCCAAAGCTGCAGTTTGTTTTGTCCTGGCGGCGCTACTTGGTATTCTCTTGCTGGAAACAGTCAATTACATCGAGCATTATGGCCTCAGCCGCCGACAAACACCGGATGGCCGTTACGAACGGGTTATGCCCATACACTCCTGGAATTCGAATCACATCCTTGGCCGCTTGAGCCTGTTTGAGTTGTCGCGCCATTCGGACCACCACTTCCGCGCCAGTCGCAAGTATCCTATTCTTCGACACCATAGGGGCAGTCCCCAGATGCCCACAGGCTACCCCGGTATGATGCTGCTGGCTTGTATCCCCGCGCTGTGGTTCAGGATCATGCACCCACGCCTGGCAGCTCTGGGCAGTTAA